AGTTCAGTCTCTATATTCATATCTTTGTGGTGGCCCCCAGATCTGTGTCACAACCTAAAGAGCAAAATGAAACCACCTGCATCTTTCCAAAGCAAGAAGACTGGTGTAAACTGGACAGATGATGAAAAAAGAATCTACAGAGACAGAAGAATAGCTCAGACTGAGAAACTACTGCACTCTTTGATCCCCATCATGGAAGGCACTAAACACATGCCAACCGCTCAGATAAAACAGACATTCGATCCAAGAACCAGCCTCCAAATCCAGCCTCGGTAAGTTAATACAGTTTTGTCATGCTTAACTATTTAACATATTCTTTTTTCAAGAAAGCAAGGCTAAGTAATTCATTATCCTAAGGAACAAACATAGGCTCTTAACAATGGTGGCAGCCATACCACATTGGACAAACGGACAAAGATCCAAAGCCGTAAGGAACATTAAATATGCAAAGAAGTTATCAGGTCTTATTTGGTTGTTGAATTGTGTGAAACCACTAGTTAATTTGAATCTAGGAATAAAGTATGACCATAGCCTAACTTGAAATTTCTCACCCATGTTTAAACTTTATAATCCTAAAGGACAgctgaaattagaaataaattaactTGAGTTAACTTCAGCTTCTTGGTactcagaagaaaacagaaaggatgAGACTAGATTTCTCTTAATGACAAACGAATAGAACCAACACGAAGGCTGACAGCAAACctgtataaataaaagtaatgcagcctgaccaggcggtggtagtgcagcggataaagcatcgaactgagacacagaggggcttgagcgcggggttgctgacttgagtgtgggatcatagacgtgaccccatggtcgctagcttgagcccaaaggtcactggcttgaagctcaaggtcactggatgCAATTAGACCTCTTAGGCCAAAAATATGAAACTTGACCTAAACTCATTActtatgccaaaaaataaaattcaaaatggattatgGACTTAACTGCACAACATAgctttataaaacttttaaaaaaaataggaactctTTATAATCTAGagttgggcctggcctgtggtggcacagtggataaagcgtcaacctgaaaatgctgaggtcgccggttcgaaaccctgggcttacctggtcaaggcacatgtgggagttgatgcttaaaaaaaaaaaaaaaagagttgggggCAAAAAGTTTTACTTTCCACCAAAAGCataatctataaagaaaaattgGTAAATTAGACTGCATCAAAAAACAGTGTTTGCTCTTCTAAAGACCTGGTTAAGAGGACAAAAAGGCAAGCTATAAAAtagcagaaaatatttgcaaaccacataaaTAAGAGATTAGTTATCTAGATTGAAGAGGTCTCAAAATgtaacagtaagaaaacaaatattgtatttagaaaatgagcaaaaaaatatGAACACATTTCTCCAAACAGACACGCAGATGGTACATAACCACCCCAAAAGATGTTCCACATTAtccactagggaaatgcaaattaaaaccacaatgagatagctccgcactatcagaatggctaaaattaaaaatagtgataACATTGAATGATGAGGATGCACAGAAATTGGACTGCTCATCTATGGCTGGTGAAAACATAGAATGGTGGAGTCACTCTACTCTGCAACACAGTTTTACACTTGCTTTAGAAACCACATATAGAACCactatatgacccagaaattgcTCTCCTGGGCATTCATCCCAGAGCAGTGGAAACTTAGGTTTATACATAAACCTGTACatgtatggttttttttgttttgttttttttattaaatttaatgcagtgacattgataaatcagggtacatatattgagagaaactatctctagattattttgacatttgattgtgctgtatacccctcccccaaagttaaatcgtcttctgtcaccttctatctggttttctttgtgcccctcccctcccctaacccctctctccctcttcaccccatcccccctccccaaccccccgcccctgttgccatcacattcttgttcatgtctctgagtctcatttttatgtcccttctatgtatggattcatcttagttttttttctgatttacttatttcactccgtataatgttgtcaaggtccatccatgttattgtaaatgatccgatgtcatcatttcttatggctgagtagtattccatagtatatatgtaccaaagctttttaatccactcgtcctctgatggacacttgggctgtttccagatcttcgctattgtgaacaatgctgccacaaacatgcaggtacatttctccttttcgagccgttctatggtgtccttggggtatattcctaaaagtgggataactgggtcaaaaggcatttcgattttcagtttgttgaggaatctccaaactgtttttcacagtggctgcaccagtctgcattcccaccaacagtgcaggagggttcccttttctccacatcctcaccagcacttattctgtgttgttttgttgataagcgccattctgactggtgtgaggtgatatctcattgtagttttaatttgcatttctctaatgattagtgatgctgagcatttttcatatgcctattggccatctgtatgtcctctttggagaagtgtctattcatctcttttgcccatttttggattgggttgtttgtcttcctggtgttgagttttacaagttccttataaattttggttattaaccccttatcagacgtattgtcaaatatgttctcccattgtgtagtctgtctttttattctgttcttgttgtctttagctgtgcaaaagctttttagtttgatatagtcccatttgtttatcctgtcttttatttcacttccctgtggagataaatcagcaaatatattgctctgagagatgtccgagagcttactgcctatgttttcttctaggatgcttatggtttcacggcctacatttaagtcttttatccattttgagtttatttttgtgagtggtgtaagctggtgatctagtttcatttttttgcaggtagctgtccaattttcccaacaccatttgttaaagaggctgtctttactccattgtatttccttacctcctttgtcaaatatcagttgtccatagaactgtgggtttatttctgggttctctgttctgttccattgatctatatgcctgttcttatgccagtaccaggctgttttgagtacaacgaccttgtagtataacttgatatcaggaagtgtgatacctcccactttattcttcttttttaagattgctgaggctattcgtgtcctcttttggttccatataaatttttggaatatttgttctatatctttgaagtatgtcattggtattttaattggtattgcattgaatttatagattgctttgggtaatatagacattttaatgatgtttattcttcctaaccatgagcacggtatatgcttccacttgtttgtatcttccttgatttcttttatcaatgctttgtaattttccgagtacaagtctttagtctccttggttaagtttactcctaggtactttatttttttggttgcaattgtgaaggggattgtttccttaatttctctttctgactgttcattgttggtgtataaaaatgcttctgatttctgagtattgattttatatcctgccactttgctgaattcatttatcaggtccagtagttttttgactgagactttagggttttctatatacaatatcatatcatctgcaaataatgatagttttacttcttcttttccaacttgaatgccttttatttcttcttcttgtctgattgctgtggctaggacttccaggactatgttaaataagagtggtgaaagggggcacccctgccttgttcctgatcttaagggtattgcttttaatttttgcccattgagtatgatgttggctgtgggtttctcatagatggcttttatcatgttgaggtatgttccctgtattcccactttgctgagagttttgatcatgaatgggtgctggattttatcaaatgctttttctgcatctattgaaattatcatatggtttttctccttctttttgtttatgtgatgaatcacattgattgatttacgaatagtgtaccagccttgcctccccagaataaatcccacttgatcatggtgtatgattttttccatatattgttggatctggtttgctaatattttgttgaggattttagcatctatattcatcagaaatattggcctataattttctttctttgtgttgtctttgcctggttttggaatcagaattatgctcgcctcataaaaggagtttggaagtcttccttcctcttgaattttttgaaatagtttgagaaggataggagttagttcttctttgaatatttggtagaattccattgtgaagccatcgggccccggacttttctttgttgggagttttttgataactgtttcaatctcatttgttgtaattggtctgtttaggttttctgattcttccagatcgatttttggaagattgtatgtttcaaggaatttgtccatttcatctaggttgtctagttttttggcatacagttcttcatagtattttcttacaatattttgtatttctgttgtgtcagttgttatttctcctctctcatttctaattttatttatttgagtcctctctctctttttcttggtgagtctacttaaaggttcatcaatcttgtttactttttcaaagaaccagctcctagtttcattgatcctctgtattgtttctttagcctctatgtcatttatttctgctctgatctttattatttccttccttctactacatttgggctttacttgctgttctttttctaattcttttagatgcagagttaagttgtttatttgagctttttctagcttctgaaagtgtgcctgtagtgctatgaacttccctctcagcactgcttttgctgtgtcccataaattttgagttgttgtatgctcattgtcattcgtttctaggaattttttttatttcttcttttatctcattcttaatccattcattatttaacaccctgctatttagtttccatgtgtttgagaatttttgagcttttctgctgtgattcatttctagtttcatgccgttgtgatccgagaaagtgcttgatatgatttcagtcttcttaaatttgttgagagtacttttgtgccctaacatgtggtctatcctagagaatgtaccatgagcacttgaaaagaatgtatattctgctgctttagggtgaaaggttctgaagatatctattaaatcgagttgatctagtgtttccaataagtctgctgtttctttgttaattttctttcttgaggatctatctagtgatgttagtggggtattgaaatcccctactattatagtattgctgttgatctcaccctttaaatccatcaaagtctgttttatatatttgggtgctcctatattaggtgcatagatatttataatagttatatcttcctgttggattactccctttatcattatgtagtggccttctttatctcttactatatcctttgttttaaagtccaatttgtctgatataagtattgctaccccagcttttttttcatttccatttgcatgaaatgtttttttccatccttttaccttcaatctatgtgtgtcttttgttctaaggtgtgtctcttgtagacaacatatgtatgggtcctgttttcttatccacgcagctaccctatgtcttttgattagatcatttaatccatttacatttaaggttattattgatatgtagttgtttattgccattttcttctttaaaggtgtattcctttttttgctatattcttttcccactttgatctgtttacaacaggccccttaacatttcctgcagcattggtttggttgtaatgaattccttgagttgttttttgtctgggaagctttttatttctccttcgattttaaacaaaaaccttgctggataaagtagttttggttgtaggttcttgttctgcattactttgaatatttcttgccattcccttctggcctcaagtgtttctgttgagaagtcagatgtcatccttatgggggctcctttgtaggtgataacttttttttctcttgcagcttttaatattttctctttattgcttagctttggtattttaattatgatgtgtcttggtgtaggtttctttgggtttctctttaatggagtcctctgtgcttcttggacttgagagagtttctcttgcattaatttagggaaattttcagctatgatatgattgaacaacatctctattccttgttccttttcttcttcttcaggaacccctatgatgcggatgttatttctcttcatgttgtcacagagctctctaagagtttcctcagactttttgagtctcttttctcttttcttctctgctttcatgccttcattccagttgtcctctaactcgctgattcgatcctctgctctatctatcctgtttttaattccttccattgtggtctttatttctgatattgtatttgtcatctccgactggtttttttttatacttgctatttctttatttaggttttcaaactgcccctccattattgttctaagatccctaagcatccttacaatcattattttgaactccgcatttggaagtttgattatttccatatcactcagctcatctctcaaaggtgtctcttgtggtttcatttgggttgcactcctttgtcttctcatcatggtgttttattggTTGAGTCTAGCTGTACATGTatgtttatagcaactttatttgtaatagccattAGCTGGAAGCAGTTCACATGTCCTTCAATGGGTGAggtgtttttaagtgagaggaggggagatagacagactgccacatgtgccctgactggaatccacccagcaagccctctacagggTGATACTCtcccatcttgggccattgctcagcaatcaaactatttttagtacctgaggcaaaggttccatagagccatcctcagtgtccagggcctatgtgctcaaaccaatcaagctatggctataggagaggaaagagagagagagagagagagagagtgagtgagtggaGGGGGCGGGatgaagcagattgttgcttctcctgtgtcctgaccaggaattgaacccagaacttccacatgctaggccgacactttaccactgacccaactggccagggccaatcggTGAGTTATTAAACACACTGCATACATCCAGGccatggactactactcagcagTAATGAGGAAGGAATCACACACAGAACCTGGATGGCTCTCGAGGTTATACTACAAAATTATATGATTCAGACAACAGATTAATGATTGCCAGGAGTTAAGGAGGGGATGGGCAAGGAGGAAAGCAGGTAAGTCTACAAGAGGAAAACGTGAGGAACTGTTCTGTACTTGATTATATTAGTGGCAATATACTGATTATACTATTGTACTATTATTTTCAAGATATTACACCTGGGGGAGACTGGGTGAAGGGTCCACAGGCCTCTCCGTATGATTTCTTCCAACTGTAGATGAGTCTACAGTTATctcaaaattaaacttttaattcaaaatatagtTGAGATTTTGTGGTCAAAAATGGAATTCTAAAGAAAACAGACTAATGAAGTGGCTgcaatttgtaatttttataacCTCCCTCTCTAGAGGAAAACTTCCCTTTCTTGGATTTACATTGATATTTTACTAACTCTAGAAAAAAAGAGGccttggccggatggctcagtggtagagcgttgacccgggcgctgggggtggctctatggcctctgcctcaggcgctagaatggctctggttgcaacagagcatcatcccctggtgggcatgctgggtggatcccggtcaggtgcatgtgggagtctgtctgactgcctccccgtttccaacttcagaaaaatacaaaaaaaaagaaagaaagaaaaaaaaaagtaaggtacGTTTACTGAGGTCTTCCTAATTAAAATAGACAAATGAGATTTGTGAAATTTTAGAGAACATTAACTTCCAATTCACCAAAGGCAGGGGGGAAAGACATACTGTTACAAATACATAGGGTACACACTGGGCAAAAACtcatgtgttttctttctctcctagaCTAAATCCTGCTACTTATGGAAACATAAACAGATACAGCACACCTCAGGCTACATCCGAACATCTCCCTCTTATAAACCAAGGGAACCTCAAGGTAAGCTCTTCAAAATGGCTTCAGTCTCTGTCTCAGAGGTCATTTGAAGACTTGTCACCTCTCAAAGGGCACAAGAAAAGGAGTGAACATTCTCGAATCAAGGCCATAAACACTCCTTGGGAGACCCCTTCCTCAAGTTTTGAGAAGGATGCAAATATTATCAAAGGCAAGGGTCTACAAGCTGAAGAATACAGCCAGCAAAGCTCTGTGCAGATAGGTCCCCATCTCGCTGAAAATAAGGATGAGCAACCAAAAAGAATGGTGGACAACCCATCTTTGACTTGAAGTTCCCGAGGCAGAAATAATCTAGCTTTATACTGCACCGAAAACTGTGGATGAAAGAACGTATGCTTACAtattaaaaagaaggagaaagaatagCCTTTCCCATCTCTCAATCGCCCTTCCTCCGCCTACACATGCTTATACTAAACCACAAATCCTAGATACCCCGTCTTCTTCAGTGGGAATATCTTtcagagctagaaaaagaaatccagagaaaacaaagattttaaatcTTCTTAggtatttatatttcattactGTCAAGATAAgcggggaaaaaaaatctctgaaatttTGAATTCTTCCAAAATGACTTATTCATACACCACCAAAAACAATAAGAATTCAGGAAGGACTGACCTGTGTTATCACTGACTTTAATATCCCTGTTAGCTGCTTGAATGAATCAATTGACCAACAATATTTCCTGAATTTCTGTCATGTGTTTAGCATGCCAGAAACCGGTCGTCTGACTTCGTTCGCTTTAATATTGTATTGGATATTTTGAATCTTTGCTCTCATTATTTGACTACCTGAGACACATCCCTTTGAGTTTCCCTTGCATGTTTCTgctgtttcttgtttttgttttatgcttTTCTGTCCAGGTTGAAGAATATTATTATGTGAGTCAAAAGATTAGAGTTTACACAGACTAGGCAGCTCTCAAGTCACCTGTCGTTGAGGCCATAATGGGTCATCCTCAAGGACAGACATTAGTCAGTCAAATGTGGATCAAAGTCCTTCCAATCTGAACTAACTAATGCCAAAGGCATCTGGAGGAATGGTTTGGATGAAAATACTCATctagatggcccgggcgctgggcatggctctgtggcctctgcctcaggcgctagagtggctctggtcgcaatatggcgacgcccaggatgggcagagcatcgccccctggggggcagagcaccgcccctggtgggcgtgccgggtggatcccggtcgggcgcatgcgggagtctgtctgactgtctctccctgtttccagcttcagaaaaatgaaaaaaaaaaaaaatactcatctaGGGGAAAGCCTAACCTGCCTTCCCAAAAAGATAGGAAATAGAGAATGGGAATTAAAGGaccatgaaaaaatgcttaaaaaataatacacatgaATGAAACAGGCTGTCTTTAGAGACAAACATACAGATGATGGTGACCTCCCCCACCAAAGGAAGGGCAGTTATGTCAGAGGTCCAGGGTCACGTGCAGGTTCAATTCAGATTTCAAAGCAGCCAATCCTGAATATCCAGAACCACTGTAGGATgtctgttttttctctcttttacaagtaatttattttagatttacctCTATTTAGTTTACCTGCTGTTACATAATTGTATTCTTTGTTTGCGCATATTGATGTCTGATAGAATTCTAATTCCTAAGagtgtttttaaatatagatGGTTTTAATCTAATTGtgatacattatttccatttcatcgGGACCCTAGAGTTAGATGGTGTAAGTACTGCGGTGTTTTTACTATCATTTTAAGCGACTGTTGACCTTTTACAAAACCAGGTAGAGACActtgaaacataaaaaaagactGTTTCAATATATCTCTTATTAGAAATCTGTAAAAGTAGCTTGATATTTACTTCAGTAAACTTTtactggttttattatttttaagaaaacaaacaaaaaaaacctaaacaacaacaaagacacaCCTGGGAGAAcctgtattttttattaagttcGAAATTCATAGATGAAGGGATTTGACATTTACAcctattagtttattattttgtaattttctgaagtttgtcACTTTAGATTTGTTAATGATATTCATTGCAATGTAAGTCTGTAGATTTTATGCAGTTAAAACttttccctgtaaaaaacaacaaccaagggACAGAGGCCAGTTCCAGGGCAGCAGCCTGAGGCACTCCTCCACCCACTCTTGGTGAGAACACCATAACTGGTTTAAAAAGAAGGTCTCTGGAAATTGTCCCGAGGACATACAACAGGTGAAGAAACACTCATCCAAGAAAATCTACTAAATCTCAGTAAGAGCAGGGAGTCTACAGCACATGAGCAAGAACACAGGGATCACACTACCCCGTGGGTCCCCCAGTCCAGGGCTATGGTACCTCCCCAGGAGGGGCAGGCTGCTAGCATTTCTCAGGCCCCTACCTCTCCATTGCAGTGGCGAAATTCCAGGCAAGTACAGCCAAGAGGTCAGGGTCTCCACCCCAACACCCCGTCCCTCCACCCAACTAGAAGACAAAAGCTCTTCTGGGAATCATTAGGCCCTGGTCTCCTTTGCCACAGGTTGGTCACAGGGCTGAAGGTCCTTACAGGGAGAGGAAAGCTGAAAAGACCAGAGGCTACAGCCCCACTCAGCACCACATGCAAAAAAGCAGAGGTATTGCTCTgggagaaaggggtcactttctgCATGCTCagctccaggcagtggctcagaTGCTTTGCCCTGGAGGAGAGGCAGGCCATAAAAAGAGAGCTCTGATGTTCTCCCCAAGTGAACTGATTCGTTTGGAACTGAGTGTGAGGGAGTTTAAACCTAAGGGTGTTGTCAAAAGCattggagagcctgaccaggcggtggcgcagtggatagagcgttggactgggatgcggaagacccaggttcgagaccccgaggtcaccagcttgaacccaaggtcactggctccagcaaggggttactcggtctgctgaaggcccgcggtcaaggcacatatgagaaagcaatcaatgaacaactaaggtgttgcaacgtgcaatgaaaaactaatgattgatgcttctcatctctctccattcctgtctgtctgtccctgtctatccccctctctgactcactctctgtctctgtaaaaaaaaaaaaaaagccttggagATTTCGGTGGGAAGCAATTAAGAGGATGTAATAGCTTGTTAAGGGCAACCAGTTTAACCAGAGGCCGCTGTGTTGCCcaagggaaccagtaaaagagacaagagacagcccacctagggtttaaaaaaaattttttttttaatttccagttaaaaaatggcaaactggggggatgacgtcagagtaatggcggggtaggaagcgataccgataaatctcccccaaaactcaacaagatcttcaaccagaaacagaaaaacctatacttggagcttccagatgctttgcaagacacccaaaggtatgattgagtgaaaaattggctaaatatataaccaaaccccgaaggaaatagggagtaagaaatgctccgccttcctcactaacctaaacagggcggctttctctggtaactgtgaatatagaaactgaggcgggcaaagggggtgaatagatccaggctgccacggcacaaacggccgaaccaggctgtggcacacagatccaagccgaggaaaatctgatcctgtggcaacccgggcaaatcaagctaacactcgcgccaaacccaaagaaagaaagacaagcggagcggccattttacccggtctcctggtcggtgcgcagttagtgggcgagaatttcttcctaggccccgagagtgggtgcctgtgttgccccacggagaggcagggtcagaggcctttctgtgggccgaggacagagtctctgggcagccccagcgccctgggaaagccacgcacgggagggagtgagaactacttccaacggtggagattttccgtgctggtgagggtttcactcagagggaaccgcggcgggcctcatatcctggtttgcgcgcgcagataaggagtgagtgattcctccgagtgcctcggcagtgcgcgcccgtgttatcgcagagaggggcagagtcaggggcctttgtgtgg
The DNA window shown above is from Saccopteryx bilineata isolate mSacBil1 chromosome 2, mSacBil1_pri_phased_curated, whole genome shotgun sequence and carries:
- the AGBL3 gene encoding cytosolic carboxypeptidase 3 isoform X3, coding for MWRMGIRNSFTMEATFCGSTLGKKRGTHFNTKDLESMGYHFCDSLLDYCDPDRNKKKHLKTKKERNSTIARRQNGREEQEVCDKGHLVQRHKESNSDVKDTRPNASDDPIFDYFRRQIPNQRLDLCHNLKSKMKPPASFQSKKTGVNWTDDEKRIYRDRRIAQTEKLLHSLIPIMEGTKHMPTAQIKQTFDPRTSLQIQPRLNPATYGNINRYSTPQATSEHLPLINQGNLKVSSSKWLQSLSQRSFEDLSPLKGHKKRSEHSRIKAINTPWETPSSSFEKDANIIKGKGLQAEEYSQQSSVQIGPHLAENKDEQPKRMVDNPSLT